One segment of Anastrepha obliqua isolate idAnaObli1 chromosome 3, idAnaObli1_1.0, whole genome shotgun sequence DNA contains the following:
- the LOC129240626 gene encoding uncharacterized protein LOC129240626 translates to MSFSPGNGTFIRGDSPITAPTSGQPSSDRVSFLKLKTRSVFNRLQHTAAEMNTEMLQGMDEYGLAAIMESVGDLKATFTAAHTSLEEMDFESIASDLPCKFDATLVKLKANLQREIGRRSTGQHCSTFRANTGDSQSIIVNANRSRLPLLMLPKFSGAYTEWSNFFSMFTSVIDNDGDLTQSDKLQYLRSCLSGAALDTIQSLEINENNYKNALDLLKKRFDNKRIIFQAHIRQIFGLDRADASASKLRELTDKVTSHIRALQSLGSQEQIADCIIVELLIQKLDKATQSKWEENSSSNELPSWDQLAAFLEKRCRTLENVEHAIQTQTDQVDRNGKTVSTNKRKSFVVSNASVGGCAFCRCPDHRIYHCQQFSTLSPNLRQKEAKKLSLCLNCLKGGHQMRDCNSGPCRACQLKHHTLLHFDRTSSASTSISGPVTQPPTLKSNTIAVTSSVPGHALTSRSPSDAVLLATAVIFVKNRAGTFVPCRALLDSGSQLHFITNRFTNQLQLRRTKYSAAVSGIGDANLSTEGYSVNVVLKSRTSDFSTHITSVVVQTITDNQPGFSVSIADWNVPSNIQLADPNFNIPQRIDLLIGAGLFFELLCVGQIQLAPGFPVLQKTLLGWVISGGGQQTSKLSSFVANQRSSRDIDSDTRLDDLVRRFWEVDHVFEPITKITREELDCEAHFQQNVSRLPSGEYSVRLPLKFGTESLGESYTQAKRRFQSLERKLTNNIDLKLKYSAFIKEYLELNHMSLVTSAEAHECKYFLPHHCVVKEDSSTTKLRVVFDGSAVTTSGLSLNEILMAGPTIQPKLFDILIRFRTFPVALTGDICKMYRCVRVSAPDNMLQCILWRDSPESDIKVYKLDTVTYGTKPAAFLAIRAMHQLASDESSSYPLGSQIVKRDFYVDDLISGGNSVEERDTLEAPEILNGLHYQQ, encoded by the exons ATGTCGTTCAGTCCAGGTAATGGTACCTTCATTAGAGGCGATTCACCAATTACTGCACCAACGAGTGGGCAACCGTCTTCAGATCGCGTGTCGTTTTTAAAGCTGAAAACAAGGTCAGTCTTTAATCGACTTCAGCATACAGCAGCAGAGATGAACACCGAAATGCTACAAGGCATGGATGAGTACGGCTTGGCAGCAATCATGGAATCAGTGGGAGATTTGAAAGCAACATTCACCGCCGCTCACACCAGTTTAGAGGAAATGGATTTTGAATCTATTGCCAGTGACCTGCCCTGCAAATTCGATGCTACATTAGTGAAACTTAAGGCGAACCTGCAACGAGAGATTGGGAGACGTAGCACAGGTCAGCACTGCTCGACATTTAGAGCGAACACTGGTGACTCGCAGTCGATCATCGTGAATGCCAATCGTTCTCGCCTGCCTTTGCTAATGCTACCGAAATTTAGTGGCGCGTACACCGagtggagcaactttttctcGATGTTTACCTCCGTCATTGACAACGATGGCGACCTAACGCAAAGCGATAAGCTGCAATACCTGCGTTCCTGCTTGAGTGGTGCTGCTTTGGATACTATCCAATCTCTGGAGATAaacgaaaataattataaaaatgcattagaTTTACTCAAAAAACGTTTTGATAACAAGCGAATTATATTTCAGGCACACATCAGACAGATCTTTGGGCTGGACAGGGCAGATGCATCCGCAAGCAAGTTGCGGGAGTTGACGGACAAGGTTACATCACACATACGCGCGTTGCAGTCGCTTGGATCACAAGAACAAATCGCTGACTGCATTATAGTTGAACTGCTAATCCAGAAGTTGGACAAGGCTACTCAATCCAAGTGGGAAGAAAATTCATCAAGCAACGAACTGCCGTCGTGGGATCAGTTAGCTGCATTTTTGGAAAAGCGGTGTCGTACCCTCGAAAATGTGGAGCATGCCATACAAACCCAAACGGATCAAGTTGACAGAAACGGTAAAACTGTaagtacaaataaaagaaaatcatttgtcGTTTCGAATGCCTCAGTAGGTGGTTGCGCGTTTTGTCGGTGCCCTGATCATAGAATTTACCACTGTCAGCAATTTTCCACTCTTTCTCCAAATCTTCGCCAAAAGGAAGCCAAGAAGCTCTCGCTTTGCCTTAACTGTCTAAAGGGTGGCCATCAAATGAGAGATTGCAATTCTGGACCCTGTAGAGCTTGTCAATTGAAACACCATACGCTTTTGCATTTTGACCGCACATCTTCTGCTTCAACTTCTATATCAGGCCCAGTCACGCAACCACCCACATTGAAATCAAACACCATAGCTGTAACATCATCTGTCCCTGGCCATGCCCTCACTTCGAGATCTCCATCTGATGCTGTGCTTCTAGCCACTGCAgtcatttttgtcaaaaatcgtGCTGGTACCTTCGTGCCATGTCGGGCGCTTTTGGATTCGGGTTCCCAGCTTCACTTTATTACAAATCGTTTTACTAACCAATTACAACTTCGTAGGACCAAATATTCGGCGGCAGTTTCGGGCATCGGGGATGCCAACCTGTCAACTGAAGGCTATTCGGTCAATGTCGTACTGAAGTCGCGGACTTCAGATTTCTCAACGCACATCACTTCCGTCGTTGTTCAAACAATCACTGACAATCAGCCTGGTTTTTCAGTGAGCATCGCGGACTGGAACGTCCCTTCGAACATCCAACTAGCTGATCCCAATTTCAACATACCTCAGCGTATTGACTTGCTTATCGGAGCAGGATTATTTTTCGAACTTCTCTGCGTTGGGCAGATACAGTTGGCGCCCGGATTTCCAGTTCTTCAAAAAACTCTTCTCGGTTGGGTGATATCAGGTGGTGGTCAACAGACTTCTAAGCTTTCGTCATTTGTGGCCAATCAAAGGTCTTCGAGAGACATCGACTCTGATACCCGACTAGACGATTTGGTACGTCGCTTCTGGGAAGTAGATCACGTTTTTGAGCCAATCACTAAAATAACAAGGGAGGAGCTCGACTGCGAGGCGCATTTTCAGCAAAATGTTTCGCGTTTACCTTCAGGCGAGTACTCGGTTCGCTTACCTTTGAAATTCGGCACAGAATCATTAGGCGAATCATACACACAAGCAAAGCGACGATTTCAGAGCCTTGAGCGGAAGTTAACTAACAATATCGATTTAAAGCTAAAGTACTCGGCATTTATAAAGGAGTACCTTGAGCTGAATCACATGTCACTGGTCACCAGCGCTGAGGCCCATGAATGCAAATATTTCTTACCACATCACTGCGTCGTCAAGGAAGATAGCTCCACAACAAAGCTCAGGGTCGTTTTTGATGGTTCTGCTGTCACAACTTCGGGCCTTTCATTAAACGAGATTCTAATGGCGGGGCCGACCATACAACCCAAACTTTTTGATATTCTCATTCGCTTTCGTACGTTTCCCGTTGCACTTACTGGAGACATTTGCAAGATGTATCGTTGCGTTCGCGTCTCTGCACCCGACAACATGTTGCAGTGCATTTTGTGGCGGGACTCCCCTGAATCAGACATCAAGGTTTACAAGCTGGATACGGTTACGTATGGAACGAAGCCCGCAGCCTTCCTAGCTATAAGAGCAATGCATCAACTAGCCTCCGATGAGTCCTCGTCTTACCCCTTGGGTTCACAAATTGTCAAACGCGATTTTTACGTAGATGACCTGATCTCCGGAGGAAATTCAGTTGAAGAA CGCGACACCTTGGAGGCACCAGAAATTCTAAACGGTCTGCACTATCAACAATAG
- the LOC129240628 gene encoding uncharacterized protein LOC129240628 produces MGREFTALTGHRLPGATHELHAFCDASLEAFGVCVYARSVKDDNAQVHLLCSKARVAPLKTLTVPKLELCAAALLAQLINEITKLKLFASRCYCWSDSSVVLSWLQEEPSKFNVFVANRVCAIQQLTEGMQWRYVPTSLNPADILSRGAAPRELSQSNLWKHGPPFLQEEMCNWPKSIVPQTKLPEVRQKVLVSMNNRIDISLSFKYINSFTKMQRIFGYVHKFITTARSLKSSHLTSENIHLGTQLLIRIVQRAQLWPEYIALKQNRCVHSSSSISSLSPFLDDFGLVRVGGRLRNSTLSFEARHPIILPKDHPLTSAIIMHFHRKNCHAGPQSSLAAIRMQFWPIGGRKTTARTLQKCVICCRSKPKLFEHIMADLPKERIQASRAFIVTGVDYCGPFYFKPETRNKSPQKCYISVFICFATKAVWMELVRDLSTGAFLEALKRFTATRGMPSCIWSDNATNFVGAKNELRDLKRLLLSEEHRSKVHVHCLNNGFDWRFIPPRSPHFGGLWEAAVKMAKQHLYRTLGSAILSFDELRTLVCQISAIINSRPLVPLSENPEDLDVLTPGNFLIGGPLTAAPEPNITHLNYNRLGHWQRVTYFQQLFWKRWSEEYLTLLQQRAKWRTPHPNVQINDIVCIKDENSAPLKWPLARVIEVITGEDGVARVAVLRTSTGLTRRAVTKLCLLPTKESVESPELSTEGRMLGAAPNLHD; encoded by the exons ATGGGACGAGAGTTTACCGCTCTCACTGGACACAGATTG CCTGGAGCCACTCATGAACTACATGCATTTTGCGATGCTAGTCTCGAAGCATTCGGTGTTTGTGTCTATGCGCGTTCAGTCAAAGATGACAACGCTCAAGTTCATCTTCTTTGTTCAAAGGCTCGTGTTGCCCCTTTGAAGACGCTAACAGTACCTAAACTGGAGCTTTGTGCCGCCGCCTTACTCGCACAATTAATTAACGAAATAACAAAATTGAAGCTTTTCGCGAGTCGTTGTTATTGCTGGTCAGATTCATCTGTGGTATTATCCTGGTTACAAGAAGAGCCGTCAAAATTTAACGTATTTGTCGCCAACCGAGTATGTGCCATACAACAACTCACAGAAGGTATGCAGTGGCGTTACGTCCCCACCTCTTTGAATCCTGCTGACATCTTATCTAGGGGAGCCGCTCCCCGAGAACTCTCACAATCAAATTTGTGGAAGCATGGACCCCCGTTCCTGCAAGAAGAAATGTGTAATTGGCCGAAGTCTATTGTGCCTCAAACTAAACTCCCGGAAGTTCGTCAAAAGGTCCTGGTATCCATGAATAATCGAATCGACATCTCGCTTTCCTTTAAGTACATCAACTCCTTCACCAAGATGCAACGCATATTTGGATACGTACACAAGTTCATCACCACTGCAAGATCGTTAAAATCATCACATCTTACATCCGAAAATATACATCTTGGAACTCAACTGCTAATTCGCATTGTTCAAAGAGCTCAGCTTTGGCCAGAATACATTGCCTTGAAACAAAATCGATGCGTACATTCGTCGAGTAGCATTTCGTCTCTATCGCCGTTTCTAGATGATTTTGGTTTAGTTCGAGTTGGTGGTCGCCTAAGAAATTCAACCCTTAGTTTCGAAGCGCGGCATCCGATCATCCTTCCGAAAGATCACCCATTAACATCAGCCATAATCATGCATTTTCATAGAAAGAATTGCCACGCAGGCCCACAGTCATCACTTGCGGCAATTCGAATGCAGTTCTGGCCTATCGGTGGTAGGAAAACTACTGCGCGTACCCTACAAAAATGTGTTATATGCTGCAGGTCAAAACCAAAACTTTTTGAGCACATCATGGCAGATTTGCCGAAGGAGCGCATTCAGGCCTCACGAGCCTTCATCGTCACAGGAGTGGACTACTGCGgtccattttatttcaaacccgAAACCCGCAACAAGTCACCCCAGAAATGTTACATCAGTGTTTTCATCTGTTTCGCAACCAAGGCCGTGTGGATGGAGCTAGTGAGGGACCTTTCAACAGGTGCTTTCTTGGAAGCTCTCAAGCGATTTACGGCAACACGCGGCATGCCAAGTTGTATTTGGTCAGACAACGCAACCAATTTCGTAGGCGCTAAGAACGAGTTGAGGGACCTAAAACGCTTACTCCTAAGCGAAGAGCACCGCAGCAAGGTTCACGTTCACTGCCTCAACAATGGCTTCGACTGGCGATTCATACCACCTCGTTCACCACATTTCGGCGGCTTGTGGGAAGCCGCAGTAAAAATGGCTAAACAGCACCTGTACCGCACTCTTGGCTCTGCAATTCTTAGTTTCGATGAACTACGTACTTTGGTATGTCAAATCTCTGCTATAATTAACTCTCGACCTCTTGTACCTCTTTCAGAAAATCCAGAAGACCTTGATGTTTTAACTCCAGGTAATTTTCTTATTGGCGGCCCGCTTACAGCTGCTCCTGAGCCTAACATCACTCATTTGAACTACAATCGACTCGGTCACTGGCAGCGTGTCACATACTTCCAACAATTATTTTGGAAACGATGGAGCGAAGAATACCTCACTCTTCTTCAACAAAGAGCAAAATGGCGCACCCCTCACCCTAATGTGCAAATCAACGATATTGTATGCATTAAAGATGAAAATTCAGCACCTCTTAAGTGGCCTCTTGCGCGCGTCATCGAAGTCATTACTGGTGAGGACGGTGTTGCACGAGTAGCTGTTCTACGTACATCCACTGGCCTTACACGTCGAGCTGTTACTAAATTGTGCCTCCTTCCGACTAAGGAATCAGTTGAAAGCCCTGAACTTTCAACGGAGGGGAGGATGTTGGGAGCAGCACCTAATTTACATGACTAA